In Pyrus communis chromosome 15, drPyrComm1.1, whole genome shotgun sequence, the genomic stretch GCAGCAGCAAATGCTGCCCATTGTACCATGACTTAAATGCATATATGGTTCTCTTTGATAAGGTGTTGTCTCAAATTTCCTTTCCCAAAcgataattaataaaatagagGACCACTTAAGTCTTTGAAAAACAAATTTCTTTGTCTACGTTGCTGAGTATTTGGAGCTTGCAACTTTCATTGGTTATTATATTTGATTGAGTTAAACTTGGATTTCTGGATTTTGACTTTTCCATTTGTTTCTCTGTTGCAGAGTTGGCTTCTTTTCAGTCCAGTAACTCTCTAAATAGGTCCAATAACTCACTAAATAGGTAAGTCGAGAAGAATTCAGCGTTGCACGCCTTTTTTGGTATGCTGTTTAAATCTGTCtgtcattttatttattcttcGTGTTTAACTTTGTTCTGCAGGCTTCCTATGGCTAACTTAAGCATTTAAGTTATTCATTTGTTAAAGATGTTAGCTATTTTGAAACAGTTTGAAAGTTAATGCATGACTCGAGGATGACCTTTAGCGTATCCCACTTTTCTTTCACGCTCTCACTTCATTCATGTGCTGAGTCATGGTTTAACTGTCTAAATTCAAGAACTAAAAATGGCCAGCAGGCTAAAAAGTGATTAGATTTTGAGATGCATATTTTGGtttctcattatttctttgttttgtgtttttcattTATTAATGTTCTTTTAGGCAGCTTATTTGATTGTATTTGTGGTTTCCCGGGGACGAACAAATCCTCTCCTTAAACGTCGATTCTCAGAAGAATCACATTTCTGATGACCTCTGGGAGAGAATGATTAGTTGGAGGTTTAAGCTTTTGATAAGATACAAATTGAAAcattaatttgtgtgtgtgtttatctctatatatattattatacataTGTGTAATCATTTGCTGCTCTACTTAAtcatcatattttttatttgggtttCTGAAGTTATGGGACGAGTTCGCCGCGACCAAAATTTATGCCTTACTTCGATTCCAAACTCTCCAAAGCTGCCTTCTTTATAGATCATCAAAGCGGTGCTGAAATTCTGAGAAGGTATATTTAGAAACAATTATTGAGTTTTACCAAAAATTTTgctcatttttttctcttcattttcttgtgaaaTTTAGGTTTTTGAGTAATAGATATTGTAGTTGAGTTGCAAATAGTGTTGAAAGTATTAGATGATCTTAGTTGCGTGAGATTATTGTGTTTCTAATCCACCAAATTCATTTCAAATATAGTGGCGATTCTTGGTGTACTTGAATAAGCCATACTtagttgaatgtatataaaagcCAAGCTGCTTATCTTATTGACCTCATTTACTCATGTGTCCCCTCTGTTCATTCATGACAGTTGGTTCCCGTCGCAACGCGCGGGCTTATTATCTAGTATCATCATCTAAGACATACAACTCCATAAATACACCCCAATTAATTGTTTGGTAACTTTCATAAAAATAATTGTAAAGTAGTACATCTTTCAAACAGATAAATTTCAATTGCTACGTGTTTTATGGGTTGTGGGGATCGACTTGTTTCCTAGATGCAGCAGCAGTAGTCGTCCTCTTGGTCAATTTGTACTTGACCATCCTCGCAATCTTGTAGAACCAGAAAGTGCTCACCAGCTGCAACCCTGCCGCCATCGCCTGAAGAACACAAACAGCTCAATGACATGTTTACTTACTTAGAATCAAAGTGAGAGTACATTACTCGACGAGCAGTTCAGTTCGAGGTAAAGGAAAAATACCTTGATGATGAATGGGTTGTTAGCAGACAGGGTTACGTAGGTGAGATAAGGCCCGCCTACCATCCTTGCAACCGTGAATATAACTGCAAATAAAATCTATACATGCTATTTTTACTAGGGTTCGTTCaataactatttcgtttttaaactttagtttttattatttgtgcAATTATATAAGAAAAATGTGTGGGAGAAATGAGGAACGATGAAGAGTTCGAGTTTTAAGTAACTTACATCGGCTGCTAGGTATAGATCGGTGTCTCTGTAACCAAGCTCTTTGAGAAGCTCCCTTATATGGAGGAAGGGGCTGGACAACTCTGTTATCCACAATGCTGCCACCATCTCCGACCCACACTAACAAATTTAGCACCGAATAAGAATATCATTGCTAGAATTCAGATTCAGTTCGAGAAAACGTTATGAGTTATGATGACTaatcttaattcgaaagaacgATGCTTGCCTTGTTTATTGTTCCTACAAATCACGGTTTGATACATATCGAGAGATAAATTCAGTAAAATATGAAGTAAATAATTTATGAACACTTCTAAATCAAGAAAAATGTAATTAGCATCTACTAATCAGTCATAACCAAATGGAATCAACGTGAGATCAAGTGTCAAAATACAATGACTCTCGTACTTTATAAAACTCATGATGGGAGGAAATTAAGGGGgctgtattcaattgggattttgagggattttaatttttttaatgaatctaagggtattcaatcagaattttaagcgattctctgaaattcaaggtgtattcaattagaattttaagatagtttattaaaatctttagaaatctgagtgtattcaattaggatttgaaggaagtttataacattccaagtgtattcaattaaaaattaattttaaagaatttgagaaagttgaggaattaagggaattggagagatttcgtagtgtattttaagcattcaaAAATATCACCTctccccatgagatttcgagggaattgaattaaaattttatatagaatctctacaaatcaattaaactccataaaaatccatggatttataaatctattaaagtctctcaattctcaattgaatacacctcacATAGTTGTTTATAATAGGAAAAGGGTGGGCTATGCACACACCTTTTTACATCTTTCACATGCCTTTCTCAATTTCCGACTActggatcaaatgaattgaaaagaGTCAAATAATAGAAATTAACCAAGAATGTGTGGATGACAGGAAGAAACTAGTTTACCTTCTGGTAGGAAAGGCCTGCTCCAATGCCAACAATGCTGACCAAATGGTGGAAGAAATTATCAGGATTGAATTTCTTGTCAAAGAGGCAACACACAAGATCGTATATGAGATAAGAAAGGCTCACAGACTGTGCTTTCAACTGCGTATATATTAGAGCAGAAACACTTTAAGTTAGATTCTTTAAAAATACACCATGCCAAGTTTTTAACAGAAGAAAGGTTGAATTTCACTAAGTAgccgtttgataatcatttcgttttcaatttcaacttttatttttttgaaagcaGAAAACAGttattaaacaagtttttagaAGTTGAAAActaaatagttatcaaacagcCTCTAACCGAGCAACTCGCATCGAGCTCTCTCGAagcatctttttttattttattttataaaacttaaagATTATTATTcccacgaaaaaaaaaaacaaaaacaaaatacctGACGAGGAGAAGAAGTTGAAGCCAGAGGGCACACAGGGCAGTTCCAATCTTGAACAGAGAGGGAAGCTAAGGTCACAGCCACGGCTGCATGAACTGTGGATACAAGGCGGTTGCAGAAGTCGAACGATCGCTTCGGAAGCATCTTTCGTATGAACAGAAACGCCGTAGTCCATGAAATCACCCCCAACACCACCACACTTGCAATTTGCTCCTCcatcctcctcctccctctcttttttttctcttttttttcttccaatttctgACAAATGAAAGCATAAAATGTTTGATTCTGGAAagcttttaatttaatttatgaatttattATTGGTCGGAACTTCATTTATTTTAGTAGTTGGATTTGAAGGTTAAGGGAGGAAGGTAGGTCGCTTGTACcaaactttaaaattaaaattaaatatgatatgaagacaacaaaataagtaaatacaatttaatttatttatggcTCCCGTTCGTTCGTTCGTTTTGAATCATGTAAATTTGCTGACTTTATAAAATGACCGattcttaattaattgttaGTTGATCAAAATCATTGGTGTAAAATACAGCACGGTACACTAAGTACTATAATATAATTGGTtggaaatatgaaaaaaaaaattcaaccaattgtattgTGACACTTAATGTAATAGAATGTGTTCACTGAAAAATTTGTCGCTTAATATTATTGTTTGTAGTCATTGTTCTACGTTCATGGAATAGACAGAACACACTCATCAACTTAATTAAAGCTTAATTTAGTTTAGTCACTCTGTTAACTATAATTATaaaatgagtgaaaaaaatattttattttgatacaAGTTTTGCCTAGTAGGTGAATCGAactcatttcaatttccgtcattaAAATTCTTTGATGATcttaaatttattcatccaaacatagtgtaaatgAGTTTCAAGCCCTTTACAAGTAATAAAATTGTAGAAAAACTAAGTAAATATAGTGTAATAACAACTGGATTCAATGGTCGAATAATTTTCTCATATAAACATTTAATGTGTCAAGTGTTATAACATAAAAGATTTGGTACAAtacttatatatatttaatacaatcaccATCAAGACGATTAGATtatgattgtattaaatacatatactCAATGCTTAGATGTAATTTACACCACCTTCCC encodes the following:
- the LOC137717987 gene encoding uncharacterized protein; this translates as MEEQIASVVVLGVISWTTAFLFIRKMLPKRSFDFCNRLVSTVHAAVAVTLASLSVQDWNCPVCPLASTSSPRQLKAQSVSLSYLIYDLVCCLFDKKFNPDNFFHHLVSIVGIGAGLSYQKCGSEMVAALWITELSSPFLHIRELLKELGYRDTDLYLAADILFAVIFTVARMVGGPYLTYVTLSANNPFIIKAMAAGLQLVSTFWFYKIARMVKYKLTKRTTTAAASRKQVDPHNP